Proteins from a single region of Gambusia affinis linkage group LG12, SWU_Gaff_1.0, whole genome shotgun sequence:
- the LOC122841736 gene encoding zinc finger protein 354B-like: MSSVQHLREFIRERLTAAAQEIFTEVEKTIICYEEELDAQRKMMGINWKPEIKLHRIGSELQRQSSDLQQPSVSSEEEASAIQQAFSLTYRSSKDQKEVEGQWAVDEQMEPEPKWMKEEEPTLLKHEEIEYALTYVKKEELDSSVLQHELQPPEHLPTGQNQKNFCSSQEGEQLVQKQFVAFIETSTLQEDDMNEEERRTEQLTGTKKRSFKCDICGRCYPQQWKLKNHYKTHTGERPFSCETCRKSFSRISTLKVHKRIHTGEKPFSCQSCGKSFPQSSHLNVHKRIHTGEKPFSCQSCGRSFSQIGALNVHKRIHTSEKSF, translated from the exons atgtcttcagttcagcaTCTCAGAGAGTTTATCAGAGAGagactaactgctgctgctcaagaAATCTTCACCGAGGTTGAAAAAACCATCATTTGCTACGAGGAAGAGCTCGATGCTCAGCGCAAAATGATGGGGATCAACTGGAAACCAGAAATTAAGCTACACAGAATCGGTtcggagctgcagagacaaagtTCTG ACCTCCAACAGCCAAGTGTCTCCAGTGAGGAAGAAGCTTCTGCCATCCAACAAGCCTTTAGCCTGACATATAGGTCCAGTAAGGACCAGAAAGAAGTAGAAGGTCAGTGGGCTGTAGATGAACagatggaaccagaaccaaaatgGATGAAAGAAGAAGAACCTACACTGCTTAAACATGAGGAAATAGAATACGCACtaacatatgtaaaaaaagaggaactagATTCTTCAGTGCTTCAGCATGAACTTCAGCCACCAGAACATTTACCaactggacagaaccagaagaacttCTGCAGCAGTCAGGAGGGAGAGCAGCTTGTCCAGAAgcagtttgttgcttttattgagACTTCTACTCTTCAGGAAGATGATATGaatgaagaagagagaagaacAGAGCAGCTTACTGGCACAAAAAAGAGATCtttcaaatgtgacatttgtggGAGATGTTACCCACAACAGTGGAAGTTGAAAAACCATTACAAAACTCACACTGGTGAGAGACCCTTTTCAtgtgaaacatgcagaaaaagttTCTCTCGAATTAGTACTTTGAAAGTCCACAAGAGAATCcatacaggtgagaaacctttttcATGCCAGTCATGCGGAAAGAGTTTCCCTCAAAGTAGTCACTTAAATGTCCACAAGAGaattcatacaggtgagaaacctttttcATGCCAGTCATGCGGAAGGAGTTTCTCTCAAATTGGTGCTTTAAATGTCCACAAGAGAATTCATACAAGTGAGAAATCTTTTTAA